DNA sequence from the Cyanobacteriota bacterium genome:
CAAAATCAAGGCTCGTGCTTGCCCTTTAGCTCGCTCAATTGGGTCATTGCGGTTAACTCCCTCTGGCATGACTGGGCGCTTTGATTTCAGATGCACCACATAAACTGTGCACTCAATCTGGTCACACACATTTAGGCGCACGGCTAAAATTGGCCGAGAAAAATGAGTCAGTGGAATGGCAATCCCCTCAATGTCGAGCACAGCACCACTGGGAAATTTTTCAAATATCTGATAGTCCAACACCGGAAAGCGACTTGCTAGTGCCACAGCCGGACTCTCACCATTTCGAGCTGATACGATTACATGCTCGTAGGCAAGGTTGTCATAGGTAGCTAACACCTCCTTCAGAGCTTGTTCATGAAACACTTCCTGAAATCCGACAATATCAGCTTTCATGCGAATGAGCTGGTCGGCAATCCAGCGTCGCTTCTTATCGTAGATATCGGGTGTATAGGCAATATCGCCATAGCAGGCTACCCCTGGCAACGTCAGGTTGAACACATTAAACGTCCCGACGCGAAACGATTTTGACCCCATACTTTACCAATTTGAGCCGTGAGAAGATTCTGATGGTTCTATAACCACTAGCACCCATCTGATCAGCCTAACCAGCCTGACTAGCCCGACTTAAGTGTGTTAACTCGATAGCAGGGCATCCAGCTTACCTTGAGCATCCAGGGCATAGAGGTCATCACAGCCACCAACATGCCGATTGTTGATAAAAATCTGAGGTAACGATCGCTGACCATGAGCACGCTCTGCCATTACCTCTCGAGTTGTTTCGTCTCCATCAATACAATATTCAGTGTACTGAATGCCCTTTTTATCCAGCAGTGCCTTTGCCCGCAAACTATACGGACACCAAGACCATGTGTAAATTTCCACGTTAGAAGCCATTGCTACTTATCGATCAGAGTTGAGATTTGAAATTGAGATTCTGTCTCCGGATTGTAAACCATGACTCAACCTAATGCGCAACCTGAGGATCACGCTGGTATCAGCATCTTAGACCGATGTTCAAAAAATTTTTGCTGGGTTGTGTTGGTTTGCGCTCTAGCCCCGCATCTCCCGTAAAATGGGGTTTAGAGTAATGCAGCGAGGTGCAACCTGCATAGTTTCCCAAGGCTGATCTATGGCTCTCAAAGCTGTGTTGTTTGATTTTAACGGTGTCATCATCAACGATGAAGCTATCCATGCCAAGCTTCTGAATAAACTCTTGATAGAAGAAAACATTTGCCCCCAACCAGGAGAGTTCAACCAATATTGTCTGGGCCGTAGCGATCGTGCCTGCCTTGCTGCCATCTTAACCAGTCGCGGGCGAGTTGTCTCTGAGGCATATCTCGACAAACTCGTACAGCGTAAAGCTATGTTCTATCAACGCGAACTGGAAAGTATGACTGACTTGCCCATCTATCGGGGCTTAACAGATTTGTTGTTTCATCTAGTTCCTACAAAGTTGCGATTAGCTGTGGTAAGTGGTGCCTTGCGGTCTGAGATAGAGCTAGTGCTTACTAAAGCAGGGTTGATGGATTATTTCCACACAATCGTTGCGGGCGATGATGTTACCAATAGCAAGCCAGCACCAGATGGTTACCTATTGGCTGTGGAGCGCCTCAACCAACTTTTTCCGGATTTGCAATTGTTGCCGCAGGAATGTTTAGCGATCGAAGACACCCCAGCGGGCATTGAAGCTGCCAAACGGGCAGGTATGTCTGTCGTTGGTGTGGCCAACACCTATCCCTTTCACATGATGCAACGTCAAGCTAATTGGGCAGTGGACTATCTCTCAGATCTAGAACTTGATCGCGTACAAGAGGTGTTTGCTCGTCAGTCATCGATCGCCCCCTAAGGAATTTTTGGTTTGATTGATATGAAGTGTCATAAAGTTGGGTACGTTGATATCAACAATGAGTCATTCAGCTAATAGTTCTATGAGACAATGGTGATTTTTCAGCTAGTAGCATTGCGCCTATGTAACTATTTCTAGTTGAGCCATTATTCTCATTAGCGACGATGACACAGCTTCAAGGTTATTCCCTTACGCTGCATCCTACCATCATTTCTAAAACACCTGAGGGAGTTGAAGCTAGCACTCTACCAGATTTTACAGGGTATAGGCAATTCAAAGACCTGCGTTCTACCCCCTAGTGACATACTCAACAATTTGCTGAAAGAAGCACTATTGGGTATTGCACTAGTGAGTTTTACATAGGCCATTGTCCCCTTTAGGGATTAAGCTCGATCGACCATAGTTGACTAATTGGTTTCTATAAATTCATCGATGAGTGTGTTGATACTCATCTAAATTTTGATGTCCATATCAATGAATTTGTGGCCAATACATCAGGTATGGATAATCGCAATAATTACTCATGATTGTTGTGATTTCGATCAGGAATATTTATCCCTATTCGTCATGAACTCAACCATTCCATCACTAGGAGATTGAATCTATGAAGAGCGAATTTAAGGCAAAATTCCTGCAACATTTAGTGAAGAAAAAGCATGAAGGTGGCTTCACTCTGATTGAACTATTGGTGGTCATCATCATCATCGGTATTCTGTCGGCGATCGCCCTGCCCTCCTTTCTGAACCAAGCTAACAAGGCTAAGCAGTCTGAAGCTAAGCAGAACGTCGGTTCCATGAACCGTGCTCAGCAAGCCTACTACTTGGAAAATACCGAATTTGGTAGCACAGTACAGTTGCTAGGTCTGGGTATTCAAACCCAAACTATCAACTACTCCTATGGTGTTGAACTACAAAATGCAGCGTCAGCCGTGAATGTCTACGGCGCTACGTTGAAGAAGCCTCTGCGCCACTACCAAGGTCGGGTTTGGCTAGGTACTGTGGAAGAAACCAGCGAAGCCACTACCCTGGCAATGCTGTGTGAAACCAAGACCCCTGCCTTTGCTCACACTGGTTTGGATGGCTTGACTGGTACTAACTTTGGTAAATTCGCCGACAACGTTAGCGCTAACAACATCGACCAGTGTAAGACGGCTGCTACCATCTCTGCTAAGTGGAAGTTGCTGGAAGCTAAGTAACGTTCCAGACTGTCGATATCATCATCAGTGCTAAGGATGTGGGGAGTAGGGGAGACTCTCTCCTAACCCCCTCTCTCATAACGATGAGAACTTGCTTTCAAGCCCAGATGCTTGCACGTCTTAGAGTTCTGTGCAGATTCCTAATAGTCTCCAGATCAGCTACCGCTAGCACCCAAGGATGGAGAATTTTTGCCTAGGTGATATGAGTCATGACGAAGATGGGTAAGCTGATGCCAGGAGTTGGTAATCAAGCATTCCATTAGTTAATTAGGAGACTGAACTCTATGAAGAGCGAATTTAAGGCAAAGTTCTTGCAACACTTG
Encoded proteins:
- the grxC gene encoding glutaredoxin 3 — translated: MASNVEIYTWSWCPYSLRAKALLDKKGIQYTEYCIDGDETTREVMAERAHGQRSLPQIFINNRHVGGCDDLYALDAQGKLDALLSS
- a CDS encoding HAD family phosphatase, whose amino-acid sequence is MALKAVLFDFNGVIINDEAIHAKLLNKLLIEENICPQPGEFNQYCLGRSDRACLAAILTSRGRVVSEAYLDKLVQRKAMFYQRELESMTDLPIYRGLTDLLFHLVPTKLRLAVVSGALRSEIELVLTKAGLMDYFHTIVAGDDVTNSKPAPDGYLLAVERLNQLFPDLQLLPQECLAIEDTPAGIEAAKRAGMSVVGVANTYPFHMMQRQANWAVDYLSDLELDRVQEVFARQSSIAP
- a CDS encoding type IV pilin-like G/H family protein, producing MKSEFKAKFLQHLVKKKHEGGFTLIELLVVIIIIGILSAIALPSFLNQANKAKQSEAKQNVGSMNRAQQAYYLENTEFGSTVQLLGLGIQTQTINYSYGVELQNAASAVNVYGATLKKPLRHYQGRVWLGTVEETSEATTLAMLCETKTPAFAHTGLDGLTGTNFGKFADNVSANNIDQCKTAATISAKWKLLEAK
- a CDS encoding endonuclease/exonuclease/phosphatase family protein yields the protein MGSKSFRVGTFNVFNLTLPGVACYGDIAYTPDIYDKKRRWIADQLIRMKADIVGFQEVFHEQALKEVLATYDNLAYEHVIVSARNGESPAVALASRFPVLDYQIFEKFPSGAVLDIEGIAIPLTHFSRPILAVRLNVCDQIECTVYVVHLKSKRPVMPEGVNRNDPIERAKGQARALILRAAEATALRMILMETLQGKNHPVILIGDVNDSGLSVTSRIVSGEPPGRDIKPDQKQRIWDTLLYPVKDIQGRRSYGDFYFTHIHGGHYESLDHIMVSQEFVAENPRSVGKVSYVSVLNDHLIDESLSRDEVEPWQSDHGQVVATIDLK